One genomic window of Cygnus olor isolate bCygOlo1 chromosome 3, bCygOlo1.pri.v2, whole genome shotgun sequence includes the following:
- the PAK5 gene encoding serine/threonine-protein kinase PAK 5 isoform X2, giving the protein MFGKKKKRLEISGPSNFEHRVHTGFDHREQKFTGLPQQWHSLLADTANRPKPMVDPSCITPIQLAPMKTIVRGNKPRKDTSINGLLEEFDNISVTRSNSLRKESPPTHHQGNANHVPRHQEENGYITYSQYSSESDTTTDYGMEKYRDKTLYGEEFDRYYKGGYAAKQNGHMMKVTSRDIYYSEVTPLKSDLSRFLPDYQAQVEAKPKPLEYGGLKLEYQRIPSGSSLDYRDPFPYALSRASVQSECPKERLEYSDSDWGHSPGKDDYDKRPKSSYVDPASPQPAMRQRSRSGSGLQEPAMPYGASAFKAHQQGHSYSSYTYPRLSETAAGIPKVDYDRAQLVVSPPLSGSDTYPRGPVKLPQSQSKVSYSSSSYQYPLVYHKASHYHQPPLQPGSPYISTASYPSSPSITSSAYPPPSWGSSSDQQPSRVSHEQFRAALQLVVSPGDPREYLDNFIKIGEGSTGIVCIATEKHTGKQVAVKKMDLRKQQRRELLFNEVVIMRDYHHENVVDMYNSYLVGDELWVVMEFLEGGALTDIVTHTRMNEEQIATVCLSVLRALSYLHNQGVIHRDIKSDSILLTSDGRIKLSDFGFCAQVSKEVPRRKSLVGTPYWMAPEVISRMPYGTEVDIWSLGIMVIEMIDGEPPYFNEPPLQAMRRIRDNLPPRVKDMHKVSSVLRGFLDLMLVREPSQRATAQELLRHPFLKLAGPPSCIVPLMRQHRHR; this is encoded by the exons ACTATCGTTAGAGGAAATAAGCCCCGAAAGGATACTTCAATCAATGGCCTGCTGGAAGAGTTCGACAACATCTCCGTGACACGATCCAACTCCCTGCGGAAGGAAAGCCCTCCCACCCACCACCAGGGCAATGCCAACCATGTGCCGAGGCACCAGGAGGAGAACGGTTACATCACGTATTCCCAGTACTCCAGCGAGTCAGACACGACAACAGACTATGGCATGGAAAAGTACAGAGACAAGACTCTGTACGGGGAAGAGTTTGACAGGTACTACAAAGGGGGCTATGCCGCCAAGCAGAACGGGCACATGATGAAGGTGACTTCCAGGGACATCTATTATTCAGAAGTGACGCCCCTGAAGTCAGACCTCTCCAGGTTCCTCCCAGATTACCAGGCACAGGTGGAGGCAAAGCCCAAACCGCTCGAATATGGAGGCCTAAAGCTGGAGTACCAGAGGATTCCCAGTGGATCCTCGCTGGACTACAGAGACCCCTTTCCTTACGCCCTGTCCCGAGCGTCGGTGCAGAGCGAGTGCCCCAAGGAGAGGCTGGAGTACAGCGACAGCGACTGGGGGCACAGCCCAGGCAAGGACGACTACGACAAGAGACCAAAGTCGTCCTACGTGGACCCGGCGAGCCCTCAGCCAGCGATGAGGCAGAGGTCCAGGTCGGGCTCTGGTCTGCAAGAGCCAGCCATGCCCTATGGGGCAAGCGCGTTTAAAGCACACCAGCAAGGACACTCCTACAGCTCCTACACCTACCCCCGCTTGTCCGAAACTGCAGCAGGCATCCCCAAG GTGGATTACGACCGAGCGCAGCTGGTAGTCAGCCCGCCGCTCTCCGGGTCGGACACCTACCCAAGGGGCCCAGTAAAGCTACCTCAAAGTCAAAGCAAAGTCAGCTACTCCAGCAGCAGCTACCAGTACCCTCTGGTCTACCACAAAGCGTCCCACTATCACCAGCCACCCCTCCAGCCCGGCTCTCCCTATATTTCCACCGCCTCCTACCCCAGCTCCCCGAGTATCACATCAAGTGCTTACCCTCCGCCCAGCTGGGGCTCCTCCTCGGACCAGCAGCCCTCCAGGGTGTCCCACGAACAGTTCCGAGCCGCCCTGCAGCTGGTCGTCagccccggtgacccccgggAGTACCTGGACAACTTCATCAAGATCGGGGAGGGCTCCACGGGGATTGTCTGCATCGCCACTGAGAAGCACACGGGCAAGCAAGTGGCCGTGAAGAAGATGGATCtcaggaagcagcagagaagggagTTGCTCTTCAATGAG GTTGTAATCATGAGAGATTACCATCATGAAAACGTGGTTGACATGTACAACAGTTACCTTGTTGGCGATGAGCTGTGGGTTGTGATGGAGTTTCTGGAGGGCGGCGCTTTGACAGACATAGTGACTCACACCAG GATGAACGAGGAGCAGATTGCGACCGTCTGCCTGTCTGTCCTGAGAGCCCTGTCCTACCTGCACAACCAAGGTGTCATCCACCGTGACATCAAAAGCGACTCCATCCTTCTCACAAGCGATGGGCGG atCAAATTGTCCGACTTTGGCTTCTGCGCCCAGGTGTCAAAGGAGGTGCCGAGGAGGAAGTCTCTGGTCGGGACGCCGTACTGGATGGCGCCGGAGGTGATCTCCCGTATGCCCTACGGCACTGAG GTGGACATCTGGTCCCTGGGCATCATGGTGATCGAGATGATAGACGGCGAGCCGCCCTATTTCAATGAGCCACCGCTGCAAGCCATGCGCCGAATCCGGGACAACTTACCGCCCCGGGTGAAGGACATGCACAAG GTCTCCTCAGTCCTCCGGGGCTTCTTGGACTTGATGCTGGTGCGGGAGCCCTCGCAGAGAGCCACGGCACAGGAACTGTTGAGACACCCGTTCCTCAAACTGGCTGGGCCCCCTTCTTGCATTGTGCCCCTCATGCGGCAGCACAGACACCGCTGA